GCACAGGTAGAGGCGGCGACTCCGAATTTCGAGGATGCCTTTATGGCGCTCTCACAACACCAGCATGCCGTCCTGCCCAAGGGTAGACGTCCGTGGGAAATCCTGGTCGGGAAAGCGATTCCGGGTATTGCTTTTGGTCTCATTGACAGACTGCTTTTGTCGCTGGCAGCTGTGTATTGGTTTGGGTTGCCATTTCGGGGTACTTTCCTGGCGCTGCTGCTGGCGCTATTGCTTTTCTTTATTTCCATCGTGGGGGTGGGGTTGCTGATCTCGTCCCTGTGCATGACGATGCAACAGGGGCTGCTGGGGGCCTTTATCTTTATTATGCCCTCGGTCATTTTGTCGGGATTCGCGACTCCAATCGCGAACATGCCGATATGGCTCCAGTATGTCACACTGGCCAACCCCTTACGCTACGCCGTGGATGCCTTGCGGATTATTTTCCTGCAAGGTGCTGATATGGGCGGGACCTGGCACCTGCTTTGGCCGCTTATCCTGATCTCACTCATAACATTGCCACTGGCCCCCTGGATGTTCCGACTACGTTCGGAGTGATTGCTGGTCGGTGGAGGGGGGCAAGTAAAGTGAGTGTCCCGGTGATTTTAACCTCGTGTCCAAGGTCATTTCAGGCGTGTGGGACTCGATTAAGCGAGATATTCCCTTAGGGGCTGAAGTAGCCAAGGTTAGTGTTTGGTCTCGGCATAGCAGCGTTTAAGCTGGCGGAGGAGGATTTTAGGGTTACCTGGATGAAAGCGCCATTCTCACTCGGCGAAGCTCAGCCATCAGGGTGTCACGCTTGGACTTGGCGTTCCTGAGGTTTTTGGTTTCAAGAGATTTTTCGAATAATCTTGCCCCCAATTTTCGTCCGCAAATAGTAAGCCCTCAGCCTATGACGGACAATATTTTCAGCTTTGACAGACTCCCAATCGCTCATGCCGCCTTTGTTTGATGCGTGTGCTTGGTTGTCAAGCAGTGGTCAAATTTGGTGGTCAACGGACTTATGTTAAATACCGTAAGAATTTGATAATCAACATGCTCAGGTGGCGGAATTGGCAGACGCACTGGACTTAGGAAGCTAAAGGGCGGTTCTCGCCCA
The DNA window shown above is from Ruficoccus amylovorans and carries:
- a CDS encoding ABC transporter permease, with protein sequence MSGLAPFTARLAGKLSGGMKQKLGLACCLVKSPQLLLLDEPTVGVDPVSRRELWAIVQQLVREDGIGVLLATAYLDEVDLCHEVYMLEKGQVREAGPPEHFHRLVQGRVFVLQPAAHVNPRLLQSAALTHQSVLDATIRSGKVRCVLAEGALHPWEEKEPGKLVAQVEAATPNFEDAFMALSQHQHAVLPKGRRPWEILVGKAIPGIAFGLIDRLLLSLAAVYWFGLPFRGTFLALLLALLLFFISIVGVGLLISSLCMTMQQGLLGAFIFIMPSVILSGFATPIANMPIWLQYVTLANPLRYAVDALRIIFLQGADMGGTWHLLWPLILISLITLPLAPWMFRLRSE